The following is a genomic window from Mus caroli chromosome 17, CAROLI_EIJ_v1.1, whole genome shotgun sequence.
TCACTTTGTTTATCCTGGAGCCATATGGATGGGCAGCTTTGGTTTTGGGGTAAACTGTAGGATCACACTGGGCACCCTGCCCTTTAGGAGGGTGAGCCTAAGAGAGGAGGAGGATAGCTTCCCCGGCCTGGGCtttcctcagaggagaaggggttgGTTGCTGGTCCCCGGAGGGCTGATCTAGCTGGGAAAGGAAATGGCTTTGAAAGAGATGCATGTTGGGATCACTCAGTTACTCCTGCCATTCCACAGGGGCCTAATGCCACGGACCCTGGATGGGCAGATCACCATGGAGAAGACGCCCAGCTACTTTGTGACTCAGGAGGCTCCCCGCCGAATCCATGGCATGTCCCCAGATACCAAGCTGATTGTGGTGGTGCGGAACCCCGTGACCCGGGCCATCTCTGATTATGCACAGACACTCTCCAAGACCCCAGGCTTGCCTAGCTTCCGTGCCCTGGCCTTCCGCCACGGCCTGGGTCCCGTGGACACAGCCTGGAGTGCTGTGCGCATTGGCCTCTATGCTCAGCACTTGGACAACTGGCTCCGCTACTTTCCTCTGTCCCACTTCCTGTTTGTAAGCGGTGAGCGGCTGGTCAGTGATCCAGCTGGCGAAGTGGGCCGTGTACAGGACTTTCTGGGTCTCAAACGGGTTGTCACTGACAAACACTTCTACTTCAATGCTACTAAGGGCTTCCCCTGCCTCAAAAAGGCCCAGGGTAGTGGGCGCCCCCGCTGCTTGGGTAAATCCAAGGGCCGGCCTCACCCCCGAGTGCCGGAGGCTGTGGTTCAGCGCCTGCAGGCTTTCTACCGGCCATTCAACCGCAAGTTCTACCAGATGACTGGCCAGGACTTCGGCTGGGACTGATCAAGGCCCAGCCTAGCCTTTCCCTGAAGGCCCAGTACCTTTAATTTATGTCTGTCTGCCGGCTCACTGCAGTATTTAGGAAATAAAGTCTGGATTTGTCTtcttccacttggacttgaaggTGTGGGCAGAGGTGGCGTCATGAAACCTCTGTCAGACACTGACGGTACACTGACATCTCCTGGGAGGTACTCAGTGTCCTTGTGTCCTTGATCATATGTCAGAGGTGAACACAAAAGGCTTAGAGAGGTTGAGCCCAGTGACATACAGGTGGCCCTGGACGCTGTCCACAGCTTCTCTTTTCAGCCTTAGGAGGCTGAGCAGGGCTGTCCCTATGTCTAGGATAAAAACAAGCTCCAGGCTCCTGAGTGTGGAGCAAGACAGAGCTGGCTTGCCCAACGGTGTGTGTTATACCCACCACCTCATTTTATCTGTCTTCCCACCTGGAAGCCTAATGGAATGGCTGGGTGTTGGGTAGCAGGTGGGCAGTAGGTAGCAGCCGGGCAGTGGGTAGCAGCAGGGCattgggtagctggtgagtgggTACTTCTAACAGCCACCAAGTGGTTCCAGCCCTCTGGCCCTGCCCACCAGGCATCACTCCCAGAATGCCATGCCTATCTTCCTCTACACCTCCGCCAGGACAGAGCAGGAACAAGTGCCTGTCAGCAGCCCACCTGCCCATTCATAGTCAAGAGAGGCCAGATGTGTGCAGgctacccctccccccccccctccagctgTCCTGATAATGAACTTTGAGGCCACGTAAGCCTTGTCATGCCTGCACTGTCCCAGGTCTGCATAAGGACCTGGCTGTGTGTGACTTTTGCATCAATGACTCCTTGGGTCTTGTGGCCTGTCCCTGGCTGTGATGCTTGGAGCTACTCCTTATCCTAGGAGTAAGGGAAGATTTATTGGGGACAAGGATAGTCTCTCAACACCTACCTCACCTGGTTGCCAAGGTTCACTGTGAGCCAAAGGTCTCACAGGTCACTGTAGCTTCTGTTTTGGTCACTTGAGTCCATTAGCAGTGTTAACATTGGGTCAGTTAATGTCCGCACCAAGAAGAGgctaggagaggaagaaggataCGGCAGGCTGCAGGCCCCGCCTTTGTCCAGGGTGGCTTCTGAGTTCACACTCCTGTCTGGAGCTGACCTGAGGGACTCCAAGACGAGTTGCCCTGGACCAGGCCACTGGGGCTATGGGCTGGCACTTTACTTCCAGTACCCATGGAGCAACCGCCAAGGCATTGTGCTGGACAGATGTTGGTCCAGATGCAGATTAGAGGCGTTCATAGCCTCTTCCAGCCTCAGGCTCTGACAAGGGTAAAGGGAGACATATTCCACACCTGGCTCTGTTAGATGGTACCTAGTAGGCTTGGTAACTATCTTTATTCCCTGGGCCAGAGGTAGAAAAAATGGCAGGAAAACCCTTGGCTCCTGGGTCAGTTACCAGTCCAGTAAACACATGACTCGTTTCTCCCTGGATAGTCCCCAGGCCTCATTATCGTCCTGCCCTGCTATTGTCCTCTACTGGAATAATGGGGTCTTCAGCAGACTccattagtttattttatttgtttgcttttgccttttttcccctcttgagacagggtttctttgtgtaacagccctgcctgtcttggaatttatgatgtagaccaggctggccttgaactcagagagatcagcctgccttgactccctaatgctgagattaaaggcatgcaccaccatgccca
Proteins encoded in this region:
- the Hs3st6 gene encoding heparan sulfate glucosamine 3-O-sulfotransferase 6 isoform X2, translating into MAGSGGLGGGAGDLQGAGTGQGTALRALRAPLALVVLLLSAYCLFALPGRCPPAARAPAPVPAPAEPPHTSLRLRAPGLPVASSPGRRRFPQALIVGVKKGGTRALLEFLRLHPDVRALGSEPHFFDRGLMPRTLDGQITMEKTPSYFVTQEAPRRIHGMSPDTKLIVVVRNPVTRAISDYAQTLSKTPGLPSFRALAFRHGLGPVDTAWSAVRIGLYAQHLDNWLRYFPLSHFLFVSGERLVSDPAGEVGRVQDFLGLKRVVTDKHFYFNATKGFPCLKKAQGSGRPRCLGKSKGRPHPRVPEAVVQRLQAFYRPFNRKFYQMTGQDFGWD
- the Hs3st6 gene encoding heparan sulfate glucosamine 3-O-sulfotransferase 6 isoform X1: MAGSGGLGGGAGDLQGAGTGQGTALRALRAPLALVVLLLSAYCLFALPGRCPPAARAPAPVPAPAEPPHTSLRLRAPGLPVASSPGRRRFPQALIVGVKKGGTRALLEFLRLHPDVRALGSEPHFFDRCYDRGLAWYRGLMPRTLDGQITMEKTPSYFVTQEAPRRIHGMSPDTKLIVVVRNPVTRAISDYAQTLSKTPGLPSFRALAFRHGLGPVDTAWSAVRIGLYAQHLDNWLRYFPLSHFLFVSGERLVSDPAGEVGRVQDFLGLKRVVTDKHFYFNATKGFPCLKKAQGSGRPRCLGKSKGRPHPRVPEAVVQRLQAFYRPFNRKFYQMTGQDFGWD
- the Hs3st6 gene encoding heparan sulfate glucosamine 3-O-sulfotransferase 6 isoform X3, encoding MPRTLDGQITMEKTPSYFVTQEAPRRIHGMSPDTKLIVVVRNPVTRAISDYAQTLSKTPGLPSFRALAFRHGLGPVDTAWSAVRIGLYAQHLDNWLRYFPLSHFLFVSGERLVSDPAGEVGRVQDFLGLKRVVTDKHFYFNATKGFPCLKKAQGSGRPRCLGKSKGRPHPRVPEAVVQRLQAFYRPFNRKFYQMTGQDFGWD